Proteins from a genomic interval of Campylobacter concisus:
- a CDS encoding sugar transporter produces MISVHRVAYLRVIALAFCAFIFNTTEFVPVPLLSDIAKDFDMSTADTGLIITIYAWSVTILSLPLMLLTANLERRSLLLKVFIVFVVAHTLCAFAWNFKILIIARLMIAIAHAIFWAITASLAVRLAPINKSSQALGLLALGTSLAMILGLPLGRILGDALGWRVTFGLIGIFAVGVGAWLYKILPLLPSKNSGSLKSLPELARNGLLMVVFLLTAIIISAHFSTYSYIEPFAKDISGFDGKFITIFLLIFGVAGVVASLLFSKFYKLIPNAFSAISIMLILCCLLVLNFIAKNEVLMLVLAFIWGLGIAGVNMSFQIKVLNLASNATDAAMAIFSAIYNIGIGAGTLIGHQTIVYLGEQNIGNVGSFFAASGLIIFLFAVSKIKRV; encoded by the coding sequence TTGATAAGCGTTCATAGGGTAGCCTATTTAAGGGTTATAGCTCTTGCTTTTTGTGCTTTTATATTTAACACTACTGAGTTTGTCCCAGTGCCACTTTTAAGTGATATTGCAAAAGATTTTGACATGAGCACGGCCGATACCGGTCTTATCATCACGATTTATGCGTGGAGCGTCACGATACTCTCTTTACCGCTTATGCTTTTAACTGCAAATTTAGAGAGAAGATCTCTTCTTTTAAAAGTTTTTATCGTATTTGTTGTAGCTCATACGCTTTGTGCCTTTGCTTGGAATTTTAAAATTTTAATTATTGCTCGGTTGATGATAGCTATTGCTCATGCTATTTTTTGGGCTATCACTGCTTCACTTGCTGTTAGGCTAGCTCCGATAAATAAAAGCTCGCAAGCTCTTGGACTGCTAGCTCTTGGCACATCGCTAGCGATGATACTTGGTCTGCCACTTGGAAGAATTTTAGGTGATGCACTTGGTTGGCGTGTGACCTTTGGGCTGATCGGAATTTTTGCTGTTGGTGTTGGAGCTTGGCTATATAAAATTTTGCCACTTCTACCAAGTAAAAACTCAGGCTCACTTAAAAGCTTACCAGAACTTGCAAGGAATGGCCTTTTAATGGTCGTATTTTTACTAACGGCAATTATCATAAGCGCGCATTTTAGCACCTATAGCTACATTGAGCCATTTGCAAAAGATATCAGTGGCTTTGATGGGAAATTTATCACAATATTCTTGCTTATATTTGGTGTTGCTGGCGTAGTTGCAAGCCTGCTTTTCTCTAAATTTTATAAGCTCATTCCAAATGCATTTTCAGCAATTTCTATCATGCTTATTTTATGTTGCTTGCTTGTGTTAAATTTTATTGCTAAAAATGAAGTTTTAATGCTAGTTTTAGCCTTTATTTGGGGGCTTGGTATAGCCGGTGTAAACATGAGTTTTCAAATAAAAGTACTAAATTTAGCCTCAAATGCTACTGACGCTGCAATGGCGATATTTTCGGCTATTTATAACATAGGTATCGGAGCAGGGACGCTAATAGGGCATCAAACGATAGTTTATTTAGGCGAACAAAATATCGGTAATGTCGGTAGTTTTTTTGCCGCAAGCGGACTTATCATATTTTTGTTTGCGGTATCTAAGATTAAAAGAGTTTAG
- a CDS encoding DUF2325 domain-containing protein produces MSVLVIGADEITPIKAVLHDLGAEKIEHWDARNENRVNRKPIPQDTECVVMLTSFLNHNTMKTIKTQAKKRNIPIVCAKRSVSCVFCEYCKVFGLDKEFGCKE; encoded by the coding sequence ATGTCAGTTTTAGTTATCGGTGCAGATGAGATAACGCCTATCAAGGCAGTTTTACATGATTTGGGAGCTGAGAAGATAGAACACTGGGATGCTAGAAATGAAAACCGTGTAAATCGCAAGCCAATCCCTCAAGATACCGAGTGTGTGGTGATGCTAACTAGTTTTTTAAACCACAACACTATGAAGACTATTAAAACTCAAGCAAAAAAGAGAAATATTCCAATTGTTTGTGCAAAAAGAAGCGTTAGCTGCGTATTTTGCGAGTACTGCAAGGTCTTTGGGCTAGATAAGGAATTTGGATGCAAAGAATAA
- a CDS encoding UDP-N-acetylmuramate--alanine ligase: MRFGLLSDIGEITPNIFAKLDRLSRAKIFIALYNSGVESELKIPLSYAKFLNFKEIFEARVNFLLYEKCLNFKPADRFCISSNIIINAYLKGDFSKIKFIAKEPKMAAAKMIKMLYVSGKFEFCIDAAQMFCQFVYDKIRLRHQDKEVVLNGGVISVKKDGKNLLSVMPSFKKVSFDDMRNLNDDIDRAVGVLGHECEMVYIVFPRNEEFRRHVEVRHCYARGLIKLVPYTIISKIF; this comes from the coding sequence ATGAGATTCGGGCTTTTATCAGATATTGGCGAAATAACTCCAAATATTTTTGCAAAGCTTGATAGGCTTTCACGTGCAAAAATTTTTATTGCACTTTATAATTCTGGCGTAGAAAGTGAGCTAAAAATACCACTTTCTTACGCTAAATTTCTAAATTTCAAAGAAATTTTTGAGGCTAGGGTAAATTTCCTACTTTATGAAAAATGTCTAAATTTTAAGCCAGCAGATCGCTTTTGTATTTCATCAAATATCATCATAAATGCTTATTTAAAAGGCGACTTTTCAAAGATCAAATTTATAGCAAAAGAGCCAAAAATGGCAGCTGCAAAGATGATAAAAATGCTTTATGTAAGTGGGAAATTTGAGTTTTGTATCGATGCGGCACAGATGTTTTGTCAATTTGTTTATGATAAAATACGCCTCCGCCATCAAGATAAAGAGGTCGTGCTAAATGGTGGTGTCATTTCGGTTAAAAAAGATGGTAAAAATTTGCTCAGCGTCATGCCAAGCTTTAAAAAAGTGAGCTTTGATGATATGAGAAATTTAAACGACGATATAGATAGAGCTGTCGGTGTGCTTGGTCACGAGTGCGAGATGGTTTATATTGTTTTTCCTAGAAATGAGGAATTTAGGCGACACGTTGAGGTTAGGCACTGTTATGCGAGAGGTTTGATTAAGCTTGTGCCTTATACGATTATTAGTAAAATTTTTTAA
- the fldA gene encoding flavodoxin FldA has protein sequence MIGIVYGSSMGNTEDAAKLISEGLGLENELLNVADVDAAKINSFDKLILGTSTWGSGDLQDDWDAFDFKALNLSGKTVAVFGMGDSESYSDEYCNGMAKLYDEVVKAGAKVVGEVSTDGYTFDGSDAVRNGKFVGLALDADNQSDKTEGRISAWIEQIKPHFA, from the coding sequence ATGATAGGTATAGTTTATGGAAGCAGCATGGGAAATACCGAAGATGCAGCAAAGCTTATAAGTGAGGGTTTGGGCCTTGAAAATGAGCTTTTAAACGTTGCTGATGTAGACGCAGCGAAGATAAATAGCTTTGATAAGCTCATCCTTGGTACATCAACCTGGGGTAGTGGTGATCTTCAAGATGACTGGGACGCGTTTGACTTTAAAGCGTTAAATCTAAGCGGAAAAACAGTCGCTGTTTTTGGCATGGGTGATAGCGAGAGCTACTCTGATGAATACTGTAACGGCATGGCAAAGCTTTATGATGAGGTCGTAAAAGCTGGCGCAAAGGTAGTTGGTGAGGTTAGCACTGATGGCTATACATTTGATGGCTCTGATGCTGTAAGAAATGGAAAATTTGTAGGCCTAGCGCTTGATGCTGATAACCAAAGTGATAAAACTGAGGGTAGAATTTCAGCTTGGATAGAGCAGATAAAGCCTCATTTTGCTTAA